From the genome of Capsicum annuum cultivar UCD-10X-F1 chromosome 4, UCD10Xv1.1, whole genome shotgun sequence:
TAGCATGTTGGCATCTGCGACGTCCATTACTGCATCTGGAATAGAATAACTCACCCATTGTTTCAAGCTAAGATTTCCCTCAAACTCATTAGGCTTCCTCCTAGTAAACATTTCCAGCAACACTATCCCGTAACTATAGACATCACACTTTGTAGATACCAAACCATCCAGTCTGAACTCTACagtcaaaaaattaatttcaagatgcAATATACTTTCTAGGatgtaaaaaaaaaggaaaaaatcagcAAAACTAAAAGACGTACCTGGCGCAATATACCCCAATGTTGCTAAGGTTTTAGTGTACAAATCACTCTCATCTTCACCAAGCAGTTTTGAAATACCAAAGTCGCTAAGGTGGGaaaccatatcctcatccaacAAGACATTACTAGGCTTCTCATCACAGTGGATCACAGGTGATGAGCACCCATGGTGAAGATATTCCAACACACATGCCACATCTAGCGTTAAGCTTAGCCTCTGCGTGATGTCGAGGAAATAGTTGTGTGAATACAAATACTTATCAAGACTTCCATTTGGCATATACTCGAGCACTAAAGCCTTAAAATCAAGTTTGGAACAACTAGTAATGACTTTAACGAGATTCCTATGGCGAAGGCTACGCAGAACTTCACATTCCGTATCAAAGCTCTTGAATGCCGCATCCAGTTGC
Proteins encoded in this window:
- the LOC107869223 gene encoding probable LRR receptor-like serine/threonine-protein kinase At3g47570 → MPNGSLDKYLYSHNYFLDITQRLSLTLDVACVLEYLHHGCSSPVIHCDEKPSNVLLDEDMVSHLSDFGISKLLGEDESDLYTKTLATLGYIAPEFRLDGLVSTKCDVYSYGIVLLEMFTRRKPNEFEGNLSLKQWVSYSIPDAVMDVADANMLTSTGNCLKKELNVVASIIKVGLGCCNESPARRTNMKDVVGMLQKIKNQLLTC